TCCTGCTTACTCAGGTAATAAAGGATTTCACAGAAACAATCCCGATTCAGTTGCGAAACCTAAAAGAGGTCCTCTTCCTCCAGGTAAATACTACATCGTTACCAGACCGACGGGCGGATTACTTTCCCGATGGGATGATGCAATAAAAGGGCTAAGAAGCGGATCCGATCGCGACCTTTGGTTTGCTTTGTACCGGGAGGACAGTCTTATCGATGACACTACCTTCATAAATGAAGTGGAAAGAGGCCACTTTCGTTTGCACCCTGCTGGCAGTTCAGGAAACAGCGATGGCTGCATTACATTACCAAACCATGCTGATTATCGGATACTTATGTTCGCTTTGTATCGTTCTCCCGCCATGATGATTACGGCGCAACTAAAAGCTTTTGGAATAATACAGGTATATTGATGAAACCCATTACCTATGTATGGATATGGCTTACAGAACTACTGACCGTGTCAGTCATTTACAGTGTTATGTGTTTCTTCATGCCTGATGAAGCTATTTTTGACTGGTATGAGGAAAGGTACGGCTTTGTTATCGAAACCAAATGGTACGACTGGTACACCTTGATCCTTTATATCATTGCAATTGCATTGACTTCAGGGCTCATATGGCTGACCGCGTATTTGTCCAGGAAAAGACGTGCGGTAGATCTTCTGAAATGAAGCAAATGTAATAAAAAAACCGCCTTGCGGGGCGGTTTCACGACACTGCTTATTGCTTTGATTATTCTTGTCTTTCCCATGGTAGCCGGAGTGGGACTTGAACCCACACAGCGCGAACGCCGAGGGATTTTAAATTCTACGCAGGATCAATGAGTTACATAGCAGCGCATTGCGAAACTTTGCTGTAATTGTTTACTCATTTGACTGTAATTGGCAGTAAATAGATAGACTTGGATAACGTTGAGCACAGAAAAAACACAGGAGAACAGTTTCCTGCCTGAGAATGTATTAAAGAATGATGATGTGAAGCGCCATGGGGCTACCGGCGTTGTAAGATGATGTGCAATCTAAGTCTTCAACTAAGAAAAGTTCGGTTTATTCAACAAAGCCCCGCTACGAGCAACCCATAACATACACGCGGGGCTTCGATCATGAACTCAGTGGACAATTTAACTACTCATGTGGTCTTCCATTTTTCCATGTGCGGAGAAATAGATTTTGCTGCGCACATACTCCCAGCATTCAGGCTTCTTCGCCCACTCTGAAATCATCCTGCCATTCGCGGATTCGTTCAGAAGACTATTCACCCGATGGGCTAAGCTGACAAGGCGGTTGCCCATCGTTTCCTCAATGCCCTGTTGATTCCAGATCTCTGCAAGATCCGTTTGGTTGCCATAAAGATGTGAATAGGCGGCCACGGTATAGGCGGCAATATTCGACTTAAATGCGGGGAAAAGTGAATTAATCAACTTATAGGCTTTCTTATAAATAATGGCCTGCGCGATGTAATTTTTAAAACTCTCAATGTTTAGTTCATCCCCATAACGCTCAGTATCCTTGTCGATCATCGTCATTAATGCGGCAAAGTTCTTCTGTCCGCCGAGGCTGACTAAATCCGGACGCTGGAGCCAGGCACAATGATATTTTGCGAAATCTGTTTTCGTTATCCGGCGAGAGGCAGGAATCGCATCTTTTAACCGCTTGATTCCAGAGGGTGTTTTACCTTCCCGTTCCAGCATAACCTTATAACTGCCGTTCGCTCGCTCGTAAAACCAACGGCTGTATCCGTCCGGGCAATACACCGTGTTTGCCATTTTTTCCAGCTGTACATGTACCGGTCGATTGGCTGACAGATCGGAAATATTGACTTTATTCTGGCTATTCGAGAAGCGCGAAATATCCGCAATTAGCATCTCTTCTTGTGCATTATTCGTCTGTTTCAGCACAATGACTTTTGCGGGTACACGCACGTTACGCAGATTGGTTGCCGGGAATTTCTTTTTGGTGAAAAACATAGAAGCCGTCGTCTGCCCACCGTTGACAATCTGCATCCCCTGCATCCACGCAATACCAGGACCACCTCCCGGCGCTTCGCCAAGCCTGACCTGATCGGCAACAATCACAATACCGTTGTTATAAGCCATAAAACGCTCAGGCTGCTCGCGTAAAGTGTCACGAATCCCTTTGTTGACTTTCCCCGTCTGGCTCAGAAATGAGCGAACGTTCGCTTCCAGAATCCGGTTGCCATATTTTTCATAGATAAATCGCAGCGTCTCGCCCGGAACCACCGTCAGCGCATAATCATATTCACCCATTTCATCCGGGATCCAGACACAGGGGAGTGCGCCCCCCGCCACCTCATCAAAATTAACCTGCAGTTCGTCGCGTGGCTTACCTTCCTGCCAGTGGTTAAACAGGCGGACAATGTCCATAACCTCTAATTTAATGGTTTTACCGGCCACATCGCGGGACTGATACCAGCGGGTTTTCACCTGACCATCGGTCAGAACATAAATTCTGATTTGCTCCAGTTCCGCGTAGGACTGTTCGATGGTCGTCACCAGTTGCCAGGCATCATTGGACTGATCGAGCGTGGATGATAATTTACCGTCAACGCACTTCTGCAAAAATTGAATGCAGTGACCGGCAATCGCTTTTGTCTCAGCATCCGGGATGTGACAAAGCTCGTCGCTACCGTGATAAATGCTGACAAAAAGGTCAAGTTGATCGCCATCTTCTGAGAAGGCATAACCGCTGAGACGCACATTGTGTCCACTGACTTTCGCCATAAAGTGACACGTCTCGGCATCATCGAATGTCATGCCGATATCGGCCATATGACGCATAACAATATCGGTAAAAATCAGTTCCGGAAAAGGCGACTCAACCCCAGGCTGAGCCATTTGATCCTGATATTCCTTGCGAATCTCATTCTGCGTTTGACGTAAAAAATCAATAAGTTCCATGCGGTAATCCTGCAAAGTCTGACAAGCAATGGTTAAAATTTTGAGCCTGAGGAATAAGTGTCTGGAGTTCGAGTTGATAGCACGCACTCACCACCGGCAACGGGACATTGGCATGCGTCAAAGAGGGAAAATCCGCTTCAATCGGAAGTGCAAACGCCTCTGTCAGCAAGAAATGACGTGTATAGAATTCAGCATGTTCAGTGAAATATCCGACGTGGCAAAGCGATCCCTCAAAAAGACAGGCCGCCGGAGCGTTTCCCTCAAACCGATGACGAAGACTGTAAATGAGGTCATTCAGGGTCGCGCCGGTGGGATGCTCGCTGAAGCGCAAACCGCACAACATGAGCGAGCCAGGCCGCTGCCAGTCCAGTTGTTCAAGCGCGTGGATGGTTACGCAAAAGCCCTGCTCTGCTGTGGTGCTTTTTACCTCAATGGCGCGTTCATCGAGTTCAAAATCCTGTAGGCCATGCTGCGGTCCTACCCATGCTTCGACTGCCGTTGACGGCGCAAGACCGCTCTCGATTAACCGCTCCAGACACGTCAATTCCCCGATTAACCCCACTTCTTCTTCATGACTGAGTGGACAGGTATCGCGCTCCATAAACGCCTGCCATAAACGAATCCGACGGAGCAGGGTTTCAAACAGACGCGGTTCAGAAACGTTCAGGAGCGAATGGAGAATATCCAGAATCATCGTCGTAAAGACATCCGCATTCCCCGTTTGCTGACGACGGATCATCAAACCGTTCTGCCGCCCCTCCTCTGTTCCGGTCATCTCAACGCGAAATCCTTTACAGGACGGCAGCGCCGTCGACCCCGGCGAAAGAGGATGAGGAAACACGGCAATCAGCATTTCTTCATTATCAGGCTGACGACGCCCGGCATGAAAGCTACAGCCCTGGTGCGTAAAAAGCCGAATCCCGCGCCAGCCCTGAGCGCCGGGCTGTTCGTCTATCTGAGATCGATCTAAGGCTTTCCAGGCCGCCAGCAGATCATCTTTACTCAGCCGCACCATACTCTTGCTCCCACAGTACGTTGTTCACTTTGTACTCCACCGTTACCCCACTGCGGCTTCCCGGAAAACTGATGCCAAAAGCCACCACCGGCAAGGCATCGTCCTGATGTTCCGCTGCCGACAACGCCTGTTGCGGGTCCAGTAAGTAAATGAGCAGTAGCCCTTTTTGACGCTGTGCCGGGATGTCGTTTATGCCAAATCCTTTGATCCGACGCAGTACTACGCCACCAGGAATGACGGGCTCCTCTCGCCCTTCATTGCGTCCGGGATCGGCATGAAAAATACGCTGCGTTTCGGCCAACGCGGCAAGCCAGGTCGATTCATCGCAGTCAATCCCTTCATCGCGTGGGGAAAGTAAACGGCCAATAGAATAGCGGTCAGTGACCCCCTCAGACGCTTTACGCATCATAAGCGGGACGGGGAAGCCACAGACAGCATGATGACGATCGACGCCCCCCCCTATCACCGCCACCGTCCATTGGGTGAGTTCATCAACACGATTCATCCGCGTAATGAAATCCGCCAGCAGTTTGCTGTTGGCTTTCCTGGCCTGAGCGTGGGTTTCATATTCCGTTAAGAAATCAATGATCGGCTCGGGAGAGACGTTTTGCCAAATGACCCCTTTCCATTTTTCAATCTTCTCTGCGCGCCGTCTCTCAGGGATCGGCGCGCCAGAACCGACACGCCCGGTCAGATGCTGGAAGGCCGCGTAGTTACGCTTGTGGTACTCCGGTTCTTTAAACAACGAAATCGTTTCGACCACCGTGCCACTGAAAGAGAGCCATAGTGAGCGCGCGCTACGCATTTTTAAAGGGGATGTCACCATTAACACGGGGTGTGATTTCACTTTTAGCCCGAAATCACGCGGGGTTCCGCCGCTGGCGACCATATTGTCAAACTCTTCCCGCAGCTCTTCTGAGGCATCCGCAATGTGCTCAAACCATTCAATCAGCTCATCGGTGGTATACAGCCGACATACATCCAGATATCCCTGTCGATAGCCAAACCAGCGCCCCATCTGCATTAACGTGTCATACATGCGGGAGGCGCGTAAGAAATAACTGGTGCATAATCCCTCAAGTGTTAGCCCTCGAGCCAGTTTGTCTCCGCCAATAGCAATGACTTTTAAGCCTGTCGCACTGTCCGAATAATCAAGCGCATCCTTCGCCGTTCCGTTTATCATTCGTACCGACACGTTTTCGATCACGGTATACAGCTTGTCGACGATCTCCCGCCACGCAAAGGCGTCGTCCGGAATCTGCTGCGGCATGACGTCGCGAATCGTCTGACCAGTCGGCAAAAAGTCGGCCTGCCAGAGTGATTCAAGCTGATGTAAAAAAGGCTCGTGTCCAATCCTTCGCGTCAGTCGCTGTCTCACGTCCTGAATGTAGGCGTCAATATGCTCATAAACGACCGATTGCACTTTATTGAAGCGGGTCACATGGACCAGCATCGAACTGTGTTTATCTACATGACCGCGTAATTCTCTGACACAGCACGCCAGCAAAAAGCTATCGATGGCGTGTTTTAACGAGTCCGGGAAATGGGTTAGCGTATCGAGTGTGGGATAGTGCGAGCTCTTATGAGAAACCGGCATCCACCCTCTTTTTCCGTCATCGCTGCAATGATCGCTCACACGCCTGATCAAAGGCAGTTCACCGGTCCGCCCTTCCGCGGCGGCACGACCAAATACCCTCGCCGGGCCGATGTAATTAGAAGGTGCGCCGAGGTTAATGATAAAGGCGGAAGGGAACAAATCCGGGCCTTCATCACGCGTTTCATTGCTCTCGTGAATAAAAATATTGGCAAAGGGCGTGGCAGTATAGCCGACATACGCCTTACGGCTGAACTGCATCAAAAGCTTACGAATCAGGCTATTGATTGCCGTTGGCTGATGTTCAGCATCCGGTTTTCCATCGTCATCGTAGACGATTTCCCCCGTATCAACTGAGGCATTATCCGCTTCATCATCAATCATCAGCAGCGGTAATTCCGAAACAAAACGCTTTCCGGTGACGGGGTCAACGCTGGTGGCAACATGGTTCTCAATCCAGGTATGCAGGCGTTTCAGAATAGATTTATTTTTCTTTACCACGAACAACCAGGGCCGTTGCTCGGGGCTGATTCCCAGATTCTTAGCCACTCCGGCACTGAAGTCGCCCTTTTCAGATCGGTTGGTGACGTAATTGGGACGAATGACGGGATCGCTATCAATATCGCCTACCCCAATGATGGTCACTTTTTCTCTGAGTGGACTCGTCTCGTAGCCAAGAAATCCTTCATCCAGACGCATTTGGGTCTGCGAGCGGAGGTTATTATGCAAACCCGCAAGCACAATGATTATTTTATATCCCGCATCCGCGGCTTTACAGATTAGACCGGTATAGTGGCTGGTTTTCCCCGACTGAACATGGCCGACCACCAGACCACGCCGGTCCCAGCGCCCTTCCCGCCCTGGCTGCTCAAGTAATCCCAGAACACGATCCGTAGAACGGTCAAGGGTATCCAGGACTCCCCAAGGCATCGTTTTACCAAGCCATTGGCGATAGCGATGCCAGTAGCGCCACTCGCGTTTCGCATCTGCGGTCAGCCAAGGATGATGTCCTTCATTATTACTCAGAGAAGTATCTTCGCCCATCCAGATGCTATAACGGCGGATCAACTCTTCGACCAAAACCTCCCGGTTATCAAGGCGGCTCCACTCCGGTTTCATCTGACAAACCATGTCAATATGTTGGCGCAGAATGCCAGGGGAGATCGTGCTTTTATCCTGGCCTTGCAGGAGCGTTTGCACAATCTGCAATACACTCAGTTGCGTGTCATCCAGGGGATTCAGACTCATAGCGATTTCTCTTGTTGATCGTCGGGGAGTTGTGCAATTAATTCGGGATAATTATCGAAAGGTTCCATATTTTGCAGATGCTGTTTCGCCAGTGCCGGTGACATCGCCTGCTGACCAACCAGGGTCTGGTACATGACCTGCAATACGGATAACACCTCTGCGGGCGGCGCGGTTTCAAAGCCTGTCCGCGGCGTCTCTTTTGTCTCAGCCGTATCAAGCCAGATTTGCTGAACCGGAACGGTTTCCTCAATCAGTCTTATCATGGCCTGAATTTGTGGGGATAACTCACCAGCCTGCGAGAGGACATTGCTGATGACAGGATGTTGTAACGAAATCTGGTAACGAACACCTGATGACGTCTTCTGCGCCTGCCAGAGATGAACGAGTTCCTCACCGGGTTTGCGCTTATTCATTTTCCCGCGTTTGGCAAATGTCTTTACCGCACGATCGCGTGTTGATTGCGCCAGCTGAGTTAACCAAGGACGCAGCGAAACCGGTGGGCGCGCCATCGATTTACGAATATCAATCTTCCAGTCTATGTCGGCATCATTAGGGATATCCAGACGGATCCGCGCAAGGCGGTGGGTTTCATCTTTCGTCCAGGCCCGGGGATTTCCAAGTCCAAGCCAGTTGCCCGCCACCAGCAATCGCTCATTCCGGTATACATAAAATCCTTGCTGAGCCGTCCAGCCTGCCGGTCCTTGAGCCTGTTGATACTCCTGCGTCGTCAGGTGATCCTGATGCGGCAGAACATGACACTCCACCTTCACGGCAGGAGCGCCTGGCGCCATTGCCGAAGGCGAATGCCAGGGCTTGGAAGGATGCCCGCTGAGAAAGGGATCCCAGGCTTTAATTTTGCGACCATTGAGGGTGAGAGTGAGTCGGGGAGCGTTCCCCTCAAGGAATCGGTGAAATACCATCGCCAGATGTTGTTCAACGCCATCCATCAGATTGAGGAAATCTTTCTCACCGTAGCCGGGAGTGACAATTCGGTCTAAAACGCCCCACAGCACCACCGTACCGTGGGAGTCAGGTTCCGCATTTGCTAACGCCTCCTGACTCCCTGGGTCAGCACCTTCAAGCAAATACCAACCGTCGTCCGTACTGGCGGCGAGAATGTCCAGATCCCACCGCAGGATGGTCGTTATCCCCTCTTTTTTAGAGGAGACCGTCAGGCGACGACATTGCGAAAAGGAGGCGGTTTTGAGTCCAAGACCGAAGCGGCCCAAATCGTGTCCTGAGCGCTTTGTCAGCGGATTTTTGACCCCCAGCCGCATCGCAACATCCAGTTCAGCGGCCGACATGCCGCAACCATTATCCCGAACCACGATAAAGCTATCCGACTCACGCCAGTGAAAAGTCAGATCGACCTTACGAGCACCAGCACTAATGCTGTTGTCGATGATATCAGCCAGTGCGGTGGCGGTGTTGTAACCAAGCCCTCGTAGAGCTTCGATCATAATGGCTGCATTCGGTGGCGCATGGCGCATGGTCGTCATTCTTCTTCTTCCTGCATCTCGCTCAACGCGGTTTCCCATTCTTCGACGAAGCCGCCTAATTTCGACGCCCGGCTGTGATGACGGAGCTTACGGAGCGCTTTGGCTTCTATCTGACGTATCCTTTCTCGCGTGACATCAAACTGTTTACCCACCTCTTCCAGCGTGAAATCTTGCGCCATACCGATGCCAAAACGCATTTTTATGATCTGTGTTTCGCGTGGCAACAGCGTATTCAGAACCGATGAAATATGTTCTCTTAGCTCCAGAGACTGAACGGGAGCACTAGTGAAATCCCTTCTGGTCAGCAGCGCGTCTCCCGACAATGCTGCTTCGCGGTCCTGAGTGTCGTCATGAAAATCACCAATCAGCGCCGTCTGTTCTTCATATTTAGCCATCCGAAGAAGTTGACGCTCTGGCAGGTCGGTCATTTCCTGCAACCGTTTGAGGGTGGGCGTTATCCCTTGGCGATGCAGCAACTGCTCCCGACTGCTCCGCCAGCGCCTGAATTGCTCATAGAAGTGAACGGGTAAACGGATGAGCTGCGCCTGATCGGCAATTGCACGGGTGATCTTCTGGCGGATCCACCAGGAGGCATAAGTGGAGAATTTAAATCCACGCCGATAGTCGAATTTTTCAACGGCCTTGATCAAGCCCAGATTACCTTCCTGGATCAGGTCCTCGATATCTAATCCTCGCCCGCAGTGTTTTTTCGCAATCGCGACCACAAGACGTAAATTGGCGTGGATTAACCCTTCCCATGCGTCTCTGTAACTACGGACATACAGACTGATATTATGGCATTCATCAGGGATGAGCGTTTGGGCGCGCTCGACTATCTGCTGCAGGTCACGGTACTCCGGGCGAGGGGTATGATTATCCTGGTACTCTTCAGCTTTCCCACTTCTCAGCAGAATGAGCAGATCGTTAAAGGTGATGGCGTCATCGTCATCGGCTGCGGAAGAGATTTCCTCATCCGCTTCTTCCGCGTCGTCATCCTCTTCAGTAATCTCAGGCGATGTCGCGGGAAGGCAATTCGGATGCAGCAACTGTAGATATTCTGCTTCGGGTAATCTCGCCAGGATCGTCATCAAGTTGATAAGCGCCGTATCCATGCGCTGCCCGAGTCGCTCTTCCTTTGTTTTATCGACGACATCCCATTGGCGAATGTCCACAAGATAACGTTCAAAGATGCCGGACTGCCGCAATGCACCGAAAGCGTCAAACCAGGGCTCGAGATCATCACTCGCCGCTAATTCCCCACAGGCATCACTTTCCGGGAAAGCATCATCGCCATCCACAATCAAAGGTAAGTCCTTGATCAATGCCTCTACGCTGAGCCGGAATTCAGGCCACGGCATGCCGAAATCATCTTCCCCGGCAGACCGGATGTCACGCACAGAGACACGACCGACATCAAGTGCGCTAGTGAGCAACGTTGAGAAATGGGGATAATTTTGCGGAGAGTGAGAAACTGGCGTCGGCGGGTCAGGAAGGAAGAGTTCAATATCGATCCACTCAGCTGCGTTATCTATCGGGCGATAGCGGGATAATAATTGCTGAGCCTCAGCGGAAGCGTGTCGTAATGTCAGATTATCTTCGGCGGGTTCCGATTCGATTTCAGCATCCCACTGCATAAAATCCATTGCGTCTTCGGTTTCGGGAGGTTCTGTTTCGACATCGGCTTCAATTACAAGCTCAACGTTTGCCTCATCATCTAGCCCCCCTGCTAGTTGCTGCCCGTCAGGCGGAGGAGATTGCCGATAACGAGCTAACAGATCACGCAGCGTTTGCTCCTGCGCGAGGTCACTGGCGCAAAACCCAAGGTTGTTTTGATGTTCAACATCAACACCCGCACGCAACAACATTTCGCAAATAGCGAAATGCCCATTCTGGGCCGCAATCATCAATGGGCTATTTCCCAGAGAATCTCGTGAATCTTTCGGCAATCCCCTGCTGAGATGGTAATCCTCCCGAAAAAGCAGTGTGTTCATAAGTAGAATTTTCTCGTAATCTCAACTGAGGAGATCTCTATGAAAAAATCACGTTTCACCGACAGCCAAATCATGACCATTCTGAAACAGGCTGAAGCCGGAACACCGGTCCCTGAGCTGTGCCGGGAACATGGCTTCAGCAGCGCCAGCTTCTATAAATGGCGGTCAAAGTTTGGCGGGATGGATGCCTCTCTGATGGCGCGTCTCAAAGAACTGGAAGATGAAAATCGGCGTCTTAAGAAAATGTATGCCGAAGAGCGACTTAAAGCTGAAGTTATTCAGGAAGCTATGTCAAAAAAGTGGTGAGGCCATCTCAACGCCGACAGATGGCCAGACACGCCGTCAGCACGCAGCAAATCAGTATCCGCCTGGCCTGCCAGATTTTTTCTGTCAGTGAAACGTGCTATCGATATCTGCCACGTCTTTCTGTAGAAAATCAGCGTATTGCTGGCTGGCTACTGCGCATTACAGGCAGCCAGCGGAACTGGGGTTTTGGTTTGTGCTTTTTGTACCTGCGTAATGTGAAAGGTTTTCGCTGGAACCATAAACGCGTTTATCGAATTTACTGCGAATTATCACTGAATATGCGGATCAAACCTAAAAAGAGGCTGAAGCGTGATAAGCCAGAGCCGCTTGCGGTGCCGGAATACAGCAACGAATGCTGGTCAATGGACTTCATGCATGATCAGCTTTCAGATGGCCGTTCAGTTCGGCTTTTGAACATTATTGATGACTTCAACCGGGAAGCCCTGGCAATAGAAGTGGACTTCTCGCTGCCGTCCAGTCGGGTAAAACGCACACTTGAGCAGATCATTGAATGGCGAGGTAAACCCGCCGCAATCAGATGTGACAACGGCCCGGAATACACGAGCCACGAATTAATAAACTGGGCGGAGGATAACGGAATAAAACTCAACTTTATTCAGCCGGGAAATCCGCAACAAAACGCTTATATTGAGCGCTATAACCGGACAGTGCGTTATGACTGGCTGGGGCAGTATTTATTTTGTTCGCTGGATGAATTACAACGCTACGCGACAGAATGGCAGTGGTTTTATAATCACGAAAGGCCGAATATGGCACTGGGTGGTTATACGCCAAGACAACATGAGCTGCGCACAGCCTAAGTTCTACTATTGACCTCTGCTAAAAATGGGGGGATTACCGTATTATATCGTTTTCGAAAAGACTGTATTGCTCTAAACCTTCGACATTCCCGCCAGCAATAAAAACAGGGTTGTCAGAATGGATGGAGTCCCTAGTTGTGTCCGAAATTCGAACAATCCGTATCCCTTCCTCTGCATATAATGATGAATTAAATGCATAGCCTTTTTTATATGTAACCACTTCACCAAGATAACTTTCACTCCACCCCTTAGGCACCATAACCTAACTCCCTCAGATAACCCGCCATCTCAGTTTCCAGCTTAGCCAGTTCCACTTTCAATTGCTCACGTTCGGCATGTACGGCACGTATATCAATCTCGTCCTCTTCCTCAAAGGTATCGACATAACGAGGGATATTGAGGTTATAGTCGTTGTCCTGAATCTCCTTCAGGCTGGCGAGATAGGCGTATTTCTCGACGTTATCGCCATCACGGTAGGTCTTGACGATTTTCTCAATGTTTTCTTCGCTGAGCTGATTCTGGTTTTTACCTGCCTTGAATTCGCGGCTGGCATCGATAAACAGCACCTTATCATCTACTTTCTGCTTTTTGAAAATCAGAATCGCAGCCGGAATCCCCGTACCGTAGAACAATTTCTCTGGTAGACCAATCACCGCATCCAGCAGATTTTCATCAATCAGTTTCTGCCTAATTTTGCCTTCGCTGGAGCCACGGAACAGCACACCGTGTGGTACCACCACGCCCATCCGACCCGTTCCCGGTTTCAGGGTTTCTATCATGTGTGAGATAAAGGCGTAATCTCCTTTAGTCTTCGGCGGTACACCGCGACGGAAACGACCAAACTTATCATTCTCGGCCTCGTCATGACCCCACTTATCCAGGCTGAACGGTGGGTTTGCGGTCACGATATCAAACAGCATCAGGTCGCCATTTTTATCGAGCAGCTTCGGGTTACGAATGGTATCGCCCCACTCGATTTTGTGGTTGTCTTCGCCATGCAGGAACATGTTCATTTTCGCCAGCGACCACGTGGAGCCAATCGCTTCCTGACCGAACAAAGCATAGTTACGGCTGTCATGCCCGGAGACAATCTTACGCCCGCACTTCATTAACAACGAACCAGAACCACAGGCCGGATCACAAATGGTATCACCCGGTTGCGGATCAAGCAGTTCAGCAATCAGGTCCGAGACTTCCGGCGGGGTATAGAATTCCCCGGCTTTCTGCCCACCGCTGGCGGCAAAGTTTTTAATCAGATATTCATAGGCATTACCGATGACGTCCAGCTTACCTACACGGCTTGGCTTGAGGTTAAGATCTTCACCGGCAAAGTCTTCCAGCAGCTGGCGCAGGATGGTGTTCTTCTGTTTTTCTTCACCCAGACGGTCGGTGTTAAACGAAATATCCTGGAACACGCTTTTCCCGGCATCTTTCAGTTTAGTGCCGTTGGCTTCTTCGATTGCATGCAGCGCCTGATCGATACGCTCACCGTTACCCGGCTCATGACGACGTTCATACAGCGCATAAAAGCTGGCACTTTTTGGCAGCACAAAACGCTCGTTAGCCATCATCGCTTCAATCAGCTCCGGCGCATCGCCATACTGTTCTTTGTATTCGTCATAGTGATCCTGCCAGACATCCGAAATGTACTTGAGGAACAGCATGGTAAGGATAAAGTCTTTGTAAGTATCAGCACTGATGGTGCCACGGAACGTATCGCACGCGGCCCACAGGGCCTTGTTGATCGTGTCCTGACTGATTTTGTCGTTCATGAATCATCCTGGTATGAAGAAA
This DNA window, taken from Leclercia adecarboxylata, encodes the following:
- the mzaB gene encoding MZA anti-phage system associated ATPase MzaB; its protein translation is MTTMRHAPPNAAIMIEALRGLGYNTATALADIIDNSISAGARKVDLTFHWRESDSFIVVRDNGCGMSAAELDVAMRLGVKNPLTKRSGHDLGRFGLGLKTASFSQCRRLTVSSKKEGITTILRWDLDILAASTDDGWYLLEGADPGSQEALANAEPDSHGTVVLWGVLDRIVTPGYGEKDFLNLMDGVEQHLAMVFHRFLEGNAPRLTLTLNGRKIKAWDPFLSGHPSKPWHSPSAMAPGAPAVKVECHVLPHQDHLTTQEYQQAQGPAGWTAQQGFYVYRNERLLVAGNWLGLGNPRAWTKDETHRLARIRLDIPNDADIDWKIDIRKSMARPPVSLRPWLTQLAQSTRDRAVKTFAKRGKMNKRKPGEELVHLWQAQKTSSGVRYQISLQHPVISNVLSQAGELSPQIQAMIRLIEETVPVQQIWLDTAETKETPRTGFETAPPAEVLSVLQVMYQTLVGQQAMSPALAKQHLQNMEPFDNYPELIAQLPDDQQEKSL
- a CDS encoding sigma-70 family RNA polymerase sigma factor; translation: MNTLLFREDYHLSRGLPKDSRDSLGNSPLMIAAQNGHFAICEMLLRAGVDVEHQNNLGFCASDLAQEQTLRDLLARYRQSPPPDGQQLAGGLDDEANVELVIEADVETEPPETEDAMDFMQWDAEIESEPAEDNLTLRHASAEAQQLLSRYRPIDNAAEWIDIELFLPDPPTPVSHSPQNYPHFSTLLTSALDVGRVSVRDIRSAGEDDFGMPWPEFRLSVEALIKDLPLIVDGDDAFPESDACGELAASDDLEPWFDAFGALRQSGIFERYLVDIRQWDVVDKTKEERLGQRMDTALINLMTILARLPEAEYLQLLHPNCLPATSPEITEEDDDAEEADEEISSAADDDDAITFNDLLILLRSGKAEEYQDNHTPRPEYRDLQQIVERAQTLIPDECHNISLYVRSYRDAWEGLIHANLRLVVAIAKKHCGRGLDIEDLIQEGNLGLIKAVEKFDYRRGFKFSTYASWWIRQKITRAIADQAQLIRLPVHFYEQFRRWRSSREQLLHRQGITPTLKRLQEMTDLPERQLLRMAKYEEQTALIGDFHDDTQDREAALSGDALLTRRDFTSAPVQSLELREHISSVLNTLLPRETQIIKMRFGIGMAQDFTLEEVGKQFDVTRERIRQIEAKALRKLRHHSRASKLGGFVEEWETALSEMQEEEE
- a CDS encoding IS3 family transposase (programmed frameshift) codes for the protein MKKSRFTDSQIMTILKQAEAGTPVPELCREHGFSSASFYKWRSKFGGMDASLMARLKELEDENRRLKKMYAEERLKAEVIQEAMFKKVVRPSQRRQMARHAVSTQQISIRLACQIFSVSETCYRYLPRLSVENQRIAGWLLRITGSQRNWGFGLCFLYLRNVKGFRWNHKRVYRIYCELSLNMRIKPKKRLKRDKPEPLAVPEYSNECWSMDFMHDQLSDGRSVRLLNIIDDFNREALAIEVDFSLPSSRVKRTLEQIIEWRGKPAAIRCDNGPEYTSHELINWAEDNGIKLNFIQPGNPQQNAYIERYNRTVRYDWLGQYLFCSLDELQRYATEWQWFYNHERPNMALGGYTPRQHELRTA
- a CDS encoding type I restriction-modification system subunit M, yielding MNDKISQDTINKALWAACDTFRGTISADTYKDFILTMLFLKYISDVWQDHYDEYKEQYGDAPELIEAMMANERFVLPKSASFYALYERRHEPGNGERIDQALHAIEEANGTKLKDAGKSVFQDISFNTDRLGEEKQKNTILRQLLEDFAGEDLNLKPSRVGKLDVIGNAYEYLIKNFAASGGQKAGEFYTPPEVSDLIAELLDPQPGDTICDPACGSGSLLMKCGRKIVSGHDSRNYALFGQEAIGSTWSLAKMNMFLHGEDNHKIEWGDTIRNPKLLDKNGDLMLFDIVTANPPFSLDKWGHDEAENDKFGRFRRGVPPKTKGDYAFISHMIETLKPGTGRMGVVVPHGVLFRGSSEGKIRQKLIDENLLDAVIGLPEKLFYGTGIPAAILIFKKQKVDDKVLFIDASREFKAGKNQNQLSEENIEKIVKTYRDGDNVEKYAYLASLKEIQDNDYNLNIPRYVDTFEEEDEIDIRAVHAEREQLKVELAKLETEMAGYLRELGYGA